The following proteins are encoded in a genomic region of Methylobacterium tardum:
- a CDS encoding FAD-dependent oxidoreductase codes for MDQDKPREIRLALDAIPLGGKAEGKAGEDAVLFVRDADGVRAFQAKCPHLGAPLAKGEICGGRLYCPWHKAAFAVADGSLEEPPALEALTRYPVRIEGGEAVALLTPEPAPAKRAETPVSHVLIVGTGAAAVACVTTLRREGYAGTITMVGREASPPYDRTKLSKQFLAKPTPAEKTLLEPDFAAAHRVERIEAEATRIDPAARSVTLADGRVLTGDALLIATGSRAVVPDFAGRDLDGVMTLRSLDDAVRLSAAAEHARRVVVIGAGFIGLEAAAFLTKRGLSVTILSREEIPFAKRFGEAIGAALKRYHAGNGVTFVTGSVARITGTGSVEAVETEAGARLPADIVLIGAGAAPETGIVAGVEPDEHGGLPVGADLRLAEGVWVAGDIAAFPERGSGVTARIEHWRLAEQHGTHAARAILGATDVFSGAPFFWSNQGDKRLDYGGYAPDFDRIILHGDPDALDFIAYYVRAGRAVAACSIGRNPAFTAFLHLLGENRVPSPEMIEAGADLPALV; via the coding sequence TCTCGCCCTCGACGCGATCCCCCTCGGCGGCAAGGCCGAGGGCAAGGCGGGAGAGGATGCCGTCCTGTTCGTGCGCGACGCCGACGGGGTGCGCGCCTTCCAGGCGAAATGCCCGCATCTCGGCGCACCCCTCGCCAAGGGCGAGATCTGCGGCGGCCGGCTCTACTGCCCGTGGCACAAGGCGGCCTTCGCGGTCGCCGACGGCAGCCTGGAGGAGCCGCCGGCGCTGGAGGCGCTCACCCGCTATCCGGTCCGGATCGAGGGCGGCGAGGCGGTGGCTTTGCTGACCCCGGAACCCGCCCCGGCCAAGCGCGCCGAGACGCCCGTCTCTCATGTGCTGATCGTCGGCACCGGCGCGGCGGCGGTCGCCTGCGTCACGACCCTGCGCCGGGAGGGCTATGCCGGCACGATCACGATGGTCGGCCGCGAGGCCTCTCCGCCCTACGACCGGACCAAGCTGTCCAAGCAGTTCCTGGCCAAGCCCACGCCCGCGGAGAAGACCCTGCTGGAGCCGGATTTCGCCGCCGCCCACCGGGTCGAGCGGATCGAGGCCGAGGCGACCCGGATCGATCCCGCCGCCCGCAGCGTCACCCTGGCGGACGGGCGGGTGCTCACCGGCGACGCCCTTCTGATCGCCACCGGCAGCCGCGCCGTCGTGCCGGACTTCGCCGGCCGGGACCTCGACGGCGTGATGACCCTGCGCAGCCTCGACGACGCCGTGCGGCTCAGCGCGGCGGCCGAGCACGCCCGGCGCGTGGTGGTGATCGGCGCGGGCTTCATCGGCCTGGAGGCCGCGGCCTTCCTGACCAAGCGCGGCCTGTCCGTGACAATCCTGTCCCGGGAGGAAATCCCCTTCGCCAAGCGCTTCGGCGAGGCCATCGGCGCGGCCCTGAAGCGCTACCATGCCGGCAACGGAGTGACCTTCGTCACGGGCAGCGTCGCGCGCATCACCGGCACCGGCTCCGTCGAGGCGGTCGAGACCGAGGCCGGGGCGCGGCTCCCGGCCGACATCGTGCTGATCGGCGCCGGCGCCGCGCCGGAGACCGGGATCGTCGCCGGGGTGGAGCCCGACGAACACGGCGGCCTGCCGGTCGGCGCCGACCTGAGGCTCGCCGAGGGCGTCTGGGTCGCCGGCGACATCGCGGCCTTCCCGGAGCGCGGCAGCGGGGTCACCGCCCGGATCGAGCACTGGCGGCTGGCGGAGCAGCACGGAACCCACGCGGCCCGGGCGATCCTGGGCGCGACCGACGTGTTCTCCGGTGCGCCGTTCTTCTGGAGCAATCAGGGGGACAAGCGGCTGGATTACGGCGGTTACGCGCCGGATTTCGACCGCATCATCCTGCATGGTGATCCCGATGCGCTCGACTTCATCGCCTATTACGTCCGTGCGGGACGCGCCGTCGCAGCCTGCAGCATCGGCCGCAACCCGGCCTTCACGGCGTTCCTGCACCTGCTGGGCGAGAACCGGGTACCGAGCCCGGAGATGATCGAGGCCGGCGCGGATCTTCCGGCGCTGGTGTGA
- a CDS encoding acyl-CoA dehydrogenase family protein codes for MSASPAIQTEPQDLVSLTKSAGASAKALAAEATRRVRTRILGTDGRIDAAKLESQQHAAHGLAWLATYAEAVAELGGYAERLQAEGRFGETEALLVRIGAGEYLDQLFSGIPMSQGEMVRLTGSLGLSAKEVAPYRTDAVETLIAEGNTPENRAALVAQMRDGSGAATVGASGLGEDMEAIRSEMRRFGKAEVVDQAHEWHLKNAYIPMEIVTKMAELGVFGLTIPEEYGGMGLPKTAMCVVSEELSRAYIGVGSLGTRSEIAAELILCGGTEEQKQRFLPKIASGDILPTAVFTEPNTGSDLASLRTRAVKDGDTWKITGNKTWITHPVRADIMTVLVRTKPEEKGHRGLSMLIAEKPRGTDEDPFPVQGLSGGEIEVLGYRGMKEYELAFEGFEVPAGNLLGEVEGKGFAQLMQTFESARIQTAARAIGVAQSALDVGLRYAEERVQFGKALVSFPRVADKLAMMAVEINIARQLTYFSAREKDEGKRCDLEAGMAKLLGARVAWAAADNALQIHGGNGFALEYPVSRILCDARILSIFEGAAEIQAQVIARRLLEAA; via the coding sequence ATGTCCGCATCCCCTGCCATCCAGACCGAGCCGCAGGACCTCGTGTCCCTGACCAAGAGCGCCGGCGCGAGCGCCAAGGCGCTGGCCGCCGAGGCCACGCGGCGGGTGCGCACGCGGATCCTCGGGACGGATGGGCGGATCGACGCGGCCAAGCTCGAGAGCCAGCAGCACGCCGCCCACGGGCTCGCCTGGCTGGCGACCTACGCGGAGGCGGTCGCCGAGCTCGGCGGCTATGCCGAGCGCCTCCAGGCCGAGGGCCGGTTCGGCGAGACCGAGGCGCTCCTCGTCCGGATCGGCGCCGGCGAGTATCTCGACCAGCTCTTCTCCGGCATCCCGATGAGCCAGGGCGAGATGGTCCGCCTCACCGGCTCCCTCGGCCTGTCCGCCAAGGAGGTGGCCCCGTATCGCACCGACGCGGTCGAGACCCTGATCGCCGAGGGCAACACGCCCGAGAACCGCGCCGCCCTGGTCGCCCAGATGCGCGACGGCAGCGGCGCGGCGACCGTCGGCGCCTCGGGCCTCGGCGAGGACATGGAGGCGATCCGTTCCGAGATGCGCCGCTTCGGCAAGGCCGAGGTGGTCGATCAGGCGCATGAGTGGCACCTGAAGAACGCCTACATCCCGATGGAGATCGTGACCAAGATGGCCGAGCTCGGCGTCTTCGGCCTGACGATCCCGGAGGAGTACGGCGGCATGGGCCTGCCGAAGACCGCCATGTGCGTGGTCTCGGAGGAGCTGTCCCGGGCCTATATCGGCGTCGGCTCGCTGGGCACCCGCTCGGAGATCGCCGCCGAGCTGATCCTGTGCGGCGGCACCGAGGAGCAGAAGCAGCGCTTCCTGCCGAAGATCGCCAGCGGCGACATCCTGCCCACCGCCGTCTTCACCGAGCCGAACACGGGTTCGGATCTGGCCAGCTTGCGCACCCGGGCCGTCAAGGACGGCGACACGTGGAAGATCACCGGCAACAAGACCTGGATCACCCACCCGGTCCGCGCCGACATCATGACCGTCCTGGTCCGGACCAAGCCGGAGGAGAAGGGCCACCGCGGCCTCTCCATGCTGATCGCCGAGAAGCCGCGCGGGACGGATGAGGATCCGTTTCCGGTCCAGGGCCTGTCGGGCGGCGAGATCGAGGTGCTCGGCTACCGCGGCATGAAGGAGTACGAGCTGGCCTTCGAGGGCTTCGAGGTCCCGGCCGGCAACCTCCTGGGCGAGGTCGAAGGCAAGGGCTTCGCCCAGCTGATGCAGACCTTCGAGTCGGCCCGCATCCAGACGGCGGCCCGCGCGATCGGCGTCGCACAGTCGGCCCTCGACGTCGGCCTGCGCTACGCCGAGGAGCGCGTCCAGTTCGGCAAGGCGCTGGTCAGCTTCCCGCGGGTCGCCGACAAGCTCGCCATGATGGCGGTGGAGATCAACATCGCCCGCCAGCTCACTTATTTCTCGGCCCGCGAGAAGGACGAGGGCAAGCGCTGCGACCTGGAGGCCGGGATGGCCAAGCTGCTCGGCGCCCGCGTCGCCTGGGCGGCGGCCGACAACGCCCTGCAGATCCACGGCGGCAACGGCTTCGCGCTGGAATACCCGGTGAGCCGGATCCTGTGCGACGCCCGCATCCT